CAATACTATCTTTCTGAAGACCAGCTTCGTAAACAATTTCTTCTACTTTCGTAATCAACTTGGGAAGATAACGTTCACTTTCAGCCATGGCTAAACCACAAGTAGGGAGAGCAACGCAGGCTGCAGAAGAAAGACGTAAGCCAGAGAATGCATTATTATCAAGTTTATATTTGGCCATATGCTCATTAATCCAACCGAGCTCATTTTCAGCAACATTAAATAAGATGACATGCTGGTTGGCAGTCAAACGGAATTCAGCCTCAGATTTTTCAGTATATAGACGTTCTGCGAGTTCACGCAAACCGGTCTTAAACTGTAAAATACCATTGTTCTCAATACGACCgttttcaacaaatataGAACGCcagtatttgtttttctctGTCTTGTGCCAGCCTTCGAAGTCATCGTggtttttaatgaattggGGATGATCACGTGCCTCTTCAAATTTGTAACCCAAAACCTCCTCGACCTTCTCGACGAAGGTAGAAACACCAAGAGTATCAACGGTATACTTAAGACGAGCGTGCTTACGATTTTCACGATCACCGTTATCACGCTGGACAATCAAAATAGCTTTAACCACCTCCATAATCTTATCAGTTAGAACATAGCCAACAACTGTAGCCAAACGAGGATATGTTTTCTTGTTGTTATGGGTTGTGCCCATACCACCACCAATACCAACATTGAAACCTAGGACTTTGTCATTTTCAATGATGGCGATTAAAGCAACATCATTGGTATAAACATCGACATCATTGTAAGGGGGAGCAGCCACACCAACCTTGAATTTTCTGGGCAGATATGTAGGACCATATAAAGGCTCGACATCCTGAACGGCCTCACCGGCAACCTTTCTCTTTTCGACAGTTTCGGGGTCCTCGATCCAAATTTCATGATAAGAGGATGTAGTAGGAAGCAATTCATTACTGATTTGCTTAGATACAGCAAACAGTTGATCGTGAATTGTTTCATTGTTGGGAGTCGACGAACAAGTGACATTACGAGCAACATCACCACAAGCACCAAGAGTAGTAAGGAAAACTTTAACGATGTTACGAATGGTATTACGcaaattcttcttcaaaacaCCATGCCATTGGAACGTTTGACGAGTCGTAATCTTAAGGGTGTGATTACCCCATTTCGTAGAAATATCATCCATAGCAATCCATTGTTCTGGTGTACAGACACCAGCAGGCATTCTGGCGCGAATCATGAAACCATAAGCAGGTTCCAAACCTTGTTTTTTACGCTCATCACGAATGTCACGATCATCTTGCATATAAATACCATGGAATTTGGTAAGTTGACAGTCACTTTCGGCCAAAGCACCAGTACTTTCATCGGCCAATCCTTCAAAAATGGTACCACGCAAAAAGTTCGAAGCTTGTTTAATGTCTTCATTAGTGATAGGCTTAGGTTCATCAATATCAATTTCGACATTGTCCAATCCAAGAGCTTTCCAAAGCTCAGGCTCCCAAAGGTTATATGCTGTTTCCCATCCATCTGGATCCTGGTCATTACCAAGTCCTAAGGTTACCAATGGAGCAGCACCCAATTCAACAAAGCGAGCATCTAATTGCTTACCTGGGCGgttataataaattttatcttcCTTACGAGGCCAATATTCATAATCGCCAAAACCAAATACACCATACTTCAATTCGCTCAAGTTAAGATCTGCACCTTTGATTGCTTCCCAAAACTCACGTCCATTTTGAGGAAACTCACCTTGACCAGCTGTACTAACCAAGACTACGACATTCTTCTCATTGCCTAACTCCTCGATAGGGAAATCATCCATGGCCATAATCTTACACTTGGATCCTCTTGCAGAAGCCCGGTTTTGAAGTCTCTTCGCAACGTTTTCAGCTGTACCTCCGTCTGAAGCGAAAAGAATGGTAAGAGGAGGACCAGACAAACCTTCAATTAATTTGTTGAGAGCATTGCGTGAGTCAACGTTTTGTTGATGACGGACTTCCGCACCAAATGATTGAGTAAGAGTACGAGCTAAACTTGGCACACGAAGCGTTAGTTGAGTCAAGTAGTTATCCCTTTCCAAAAAGGTCTTGAGCTCTCGGCGAATACGTTCGGAATCAAGTTTGAAATCTGAATATTCTCCGTCCTCTAAAGCAGGAGTCCATCTATACAAAGGCCAATAACCGATGTCAACGGCTTTCTTGGTTTCCTGTAACACAGTAATGGCATCATCGTCAGCACTGTGATAGGGAAGGTATGCCAAAACAACCGAGGGGCCCTTAAATTTATCTGCTTCTAAAAGTGCCGAGATTAGTTGGGTGTATGAACTATACAACGCAGTAGAGGCGACATATGCATTGCCAAAGTTCATGGCATACAATCCAATATCCTTCTTTCTGGAAGAGGATCGGACGGCTTCACGAGTAGAGTAAGGCTGGGTGTCAACAATCAATAAATTGACGTTCTTTTCCAAGCAAAGTACTTGATGAAGAGCAGAATTACCCAAGTCATATGCCCAAGCATCGGAACCGATAATCCAATGTGAAACGTTGGTAAAAAATTCAGATCGATCTAAAAGTGATTTGATAGGAGCAGATGAATCCTTCTTAAGTTCAGAGATGACCAACTCAGGGTCAACAGGAGACTCCAGGTTATCAACGGAAACAATCCAATTCGAAAGAACTTCTAATGATTCAGAAGAGACAGAAgaattcttttctttcaataaagTAGCAACCTCATCACAGAAAGCGCGACGCTGATTTTCATACTCTAAAACCGAACCCAAAGCAAACTGAGGAGATATGATGAGACGAGAT
This portion of the Schizosaccharomyces pombe strain 972h- genome assembly, chromosome: I genome encodes:
- the sir1 gene encoding sulfite reductase beta subunit Sir1, coding for MSVKASINNSQEAVSRIAFRCSDALYVVHPNNSILNGALTESLKDLKKFETLNVSGKVPHVLPLKSHADPFAHIADAILAEEEVASTQPKQITSVVASADALFFATPHLYKLAHEPLVAHVAIESTEAFDFASVRDTGFVILFSGNRPGDSSEAALEDTLETASLAHRLALKLNTGVLHFYSPVYDTTAALENIETLPSKEDAQHARVAHIPIEEKQEDSEKEGNIKEAFVPPKFDQPERDAATSEYLESLSIKPFEYSGSDDATDVLLVFGSAASELAKAAVTSSVAVAIVRVLRPWLPSKLQEVLPTSTKRLTVLEPITSLPRKWDPLYLDVLSSFVASGSSIELFAVRYGLSSSEQATEIIKAVRDNLSGALKPSLVCDFTDGVSQVFVPTPPSIEEAYHKLLHRVFKSRLNIVNDPASSATKQNIPSRLIISPQFALGSVLEYENQRRAFCDEVATLLKEKNSSVSSESLEVLSNWIVSVDNLESPVDPELVISELKKDSSAPIKSLLDRSEFFTNVSHWIIGSDAWAYDLGNSALHQVLCLEKNVNLLIVDTQPYSTREAVRSSSRKKDIGLYAMNFGNAYVASTALYSSYTQLISALLEADKFKGPSVVLAYLPYHSADDDAITVLQETKKAVDIGYWPLYRWTPALEDGEYSDFKLDSERIRRELKTFLERDNYLTQLTLRVPSLARTLTQSFGAEVRHQQNVDSRNALNKLIEGLSGPPLTILFASDGGTAENVAKRLQNRASARGSKCKIMAMDDFPIEELGNEKNVVVLVSTAGQGEFPQNGREFWEAIKGADLNLSELKYGVFGFGDYEYWPRKEDKIYYNRPGKQLDARFVELGAAPLVTLGLGNDQDPDGWETAYNLWEPELWKALGLDNVEIDIDEPKPITNEDIKQASNFLRGTIFEGLADESTGALAESDCQLTKFHGIYMQDDRDIRDERKKQGLEPAYGFMIRARMPAGVCTPEQWIAMDDISTKWGNHTLKITTRQTFQWHGVLKKNLRNTIRNIVKVFLTTLGACGDVARNVTCSSTPNNETIHDQLFAVSKQISNELLPTTSSYHEIWIEDPETVEKRKVAGEAVQDVEPLYGPTYLPRKFKVGVAAPPYNDVDVYTNDVALIAIIENDKVLGFNVGIGGGMGTTHNNKKTYPRLATVVGYVLTDKIMEVVKAILIVQRDNGDRENRKHARLKYTVDTLGVSTFVEKVEEVLGYKFEEARDHPQFIKNHDDFEGWHKTEKNKYWRSIFVENGRIENNGILQFKTGLRELAERLYTEKSEAEFRLTANQHVILFNVAENELGWINEHMAKYKLDNNAFSGLRLSSAACVALPTCGLAMAESERYLPKLITKVEEIVYEAGLQKDSIVMRMTGCPNGCSRPWVAEIACVGKAPNTYNLMLGGGFYGQRLNKLYRSSVQEKEILNLLRPLIKRYALEREDGEHFGDWVIRAGIITAVENGGANGAVHEGVSPEAF